A genomic stretch from Doryrhamphus excisus isolate RoL2022-K1 chromosome 23, RoL_Dexc_1.0, whole genome shotgun sequence includes:
- the pdgfrl gene encoding platelet-derived growth factor receptor-like protein has translation MKLCVVLCLALFWMELQHGACQQANKRRKDAGENRIRPGGKRGKMRNPKLKEGGGRGHTLLTQVLEKGRFLRLGQSTVLTPGNNLELRCKGSKIGWSYPSYLDTFNDSRLSVTQSDKYSQLILTSPSAADTGRYSCYVIVCDGTECQKDHDHAYASHIYFADKDNLFVPSDIHFQIVYLRPDKPAVVPCRVTTPQATVSLHREVPPKEIAVNGTAVTYDPTKGFVLQTPSLEYQGVFYCKAVAKGTPQISTKYQLLYVEVPSSPPFVSLKASSELVNGGDNINVTCSVVGEPDVDVSFTWSFPGQGQRPVHIQSSWRLVNRGRGQTIRITQSILSVEDMETIDFGKYICKAKNLHGETLVSTSIMSK, from the exons ATGAAGCTGTGCGTGGTGCTTTGCTTGGCACTCTTTTGGATGGAGCTCCAACATG GTGCCTGCCAGCAAGCCAACAAGAGAAGAAAGGATGCAGGAGAGAACCGCATCAGGCCAGGAGGGAAACGGGGGAAGATGCGTAACCCCAAACTGAAAGAAGGTGGAGGGAGAGGCCACACCCTGCTGACCCAGGTGTTGGAAAAGGGTCGCTTCCTGCGTCTGGGCCAGAGCACCGTTCTGACCCCAGGCAACAATCTGGAGCTGCGCTGCAAAGGCAGCAAGATCGGTTGGTCTTACCCCTCCTACCTGGACACCTTCAACGATTCTCGTCTCAG CGTCACGCAGAGCGACAAGTACAGTCAGCTCATCCTGACATCACCCTCTGCTGCTGACACCGGGCGGTACAGCTGCTACGTGATCGTGTGTGACGGCACCGAGTGCCAAAAGGACCACGACCACGCGTATGCATCCCACATCTATTTTGCAG acaaggACAACCTCTTCGTCCCATCGGACATCCACTTCCAGATAGTATACCTACGCCCGGATAAGCCCGCCGTGGTTCCGTGTCGTGTGACCACCCCACAGGCCACAGTGTCCCTGCACAGAGAAGTCCCCCCCAAGGAGATAGCGGTCAACGGGACCGCTGTGACTTACGACCCCACCAAGGGATTTGTCCTGCAGACGCCCAGCCTGGAGTACCAGGGGGTGTTCTACTGCAAGGCCGTGGCCAAAGGAACACCACAGATTTCCACTAAATACCAGCTGCTCTACGTGGAGG TTCCCAGTAGTCCGCCATTTGTAAGCCTGAAAGCTTCTTCTGAGCTGGTGAATGGAGGCGACAACATCAACGTGACCTGCAGTGTGGTAGGGGAGCCAGATGTGGACGTGAGCTTCACCTGGTCTTTTCCTGGGCAG GGCCAGCGTCCAGTTCATATCCAAAGTTCGTGGAGACTGGTCAACAGAGGACGCGGTCAAACTATACGTATCACCCAAAGCATCCTGAGTGTCGAGGACATGGAGACCATCGACTTTGGAAAGTACATCTGCAAAGCCAAGAACCTGCACGGCGAGACACTTGTGTCAACCAGCATCATGTCCAAATAG